CTAAATTTTTGCAAGTATATCATGGGCCAGAAAATTACCAGATCCGTGGACATCAGCTTTGGGTTTTTGAAATCATGTTGGATTTCTGAACAACAGCTGCACAGCAATCTGCCAATCTGAGAATCCAGGAGTGGGCTGGAGTACTTAGATTAGTTAGGTAGGCCCAATTAATTGGCAAGGCTTTTGTCATCCACACCCCAGACACACAACGGCGCAATGCTCCTCTTTCCACTAAAGTTTATAAAGCACTACCACCATTTATCACAAAACGCAATAAAAGCAGCAGATTCCCAAACTCTCCCCTCGTCTCTCCCTCCACAAGTAATGGAGAATTTGGTTGAGTTGGTCACCTCACCAATTGCATTAATTAATAATGTTCCAATTCCCTACGTACCGTTTTTTCCCCAAAATATATATAGACTTATCTATATACATATGACATACACAAATACTATTAATTAAGTCTTCCCttagaagaaggaagaaggaagaaggagTAGTCATCCATACATataactagctagctagctatcAATATTGATTACGTACATGTGAATCAAATACTAATTAAACAAAGTctgtatgatgatgatgatctgtTGGATCCATATTCTTTCCCTTGTCACCGACAAGCACAAAGTCCAGATTGTAAAGCACAGGAACCAAAGTGAGGGAGCACAAGAAAACAAGAACAGGCCCAAATATCCACACCAAGAGAGGAAGTGCCGCGTAGAAGAGCCTATTCCCCACTGTGTTCAGCATAAAACCCTTCTCCAACAGCTCGTTCACATAATCAGGGGTCACTATGAACGACGTCGTGGTCTCACTACTACTGTCATATTCTTGGTGGGGGACGTTGATGAGGATGTTCACTTGGTTTATAAACCTGATGGACAGAGAGTGGCATAGAAACGAGAAGAGAAATATTGTCAAGATGGTAACGTATTTAAGAGCCACCATGAACTCCCCGTGAGCACCGTAAACGGCGTCCTCAAGGGGCTTCTTAACGCTGTATGTGCTGCTGATTAGGGCTGCCAGCCCCGCCGACAGAAGGATGGATGTGGTGGCCATTAGGGTCGATCCCATTATGGCATTCCGGAGCGTTTGAACTGCAAGGATGTTCTTCTTCTCATTGTCCTGCATGCGCGCAATAttcattaatattaattaatattaattaatataaggaAGAGctaacaaattaattaaaagtaGTGAAAAATTAATTAGCTACCTTCATGATGGCTGAAACCCAAAAACGTCTGGCGGTGGCATTGATTCCGATAATGGTGGTAAGAGGTTGTGTCCTGACCTTATGCCATAACCAGAAATGGTAACCCAAGGTTATGAGAAATCCGAGTGGAACCAATATTACATCCAAATAACACTTCTTCCACTCCATTCCTCTCTTTCTGTCTGAGTCTCTTGGCCGTTAGCTGTCGTTGTGTCTTCCTCTTgctgttgtgtgtgtgtgtctatatagcTCTCTCTGATTGCCAGTGCCTACCTGATCATATCAATGTCTAGCTTAATTTCTCTGCTACCTACTTGTATTCTAATTCTAATTCTCGTTCTCATGTATCtatgcgtgtgtatatatatatatatatacacacaactaTACTAGGGAAGGAATGCATGTGGACTTGTTTTAGTGCCCCATTCCATCAGCTATAGCATTTGCCGAGAAAGGGGAAAAAGCTAGCACTATTTCCCCTTGTTTTAAGAGTATTTTGTGATGACTTTTTCAGTTTTCTTTACTAAACGTACATATGCCAAGAAGGGTATATTATGGTTTTAATTTGTCATGCACGCCATTATCtctaacaaataaaaaactTGGAGAGGGCATATTGGGCATCTAGGAAGGAATAATAAAACAAAGGCAGCTGGGAGGTGAGTGCAAATCTGACAAGGCGCAATCAATCCCAAAAGATGAAACGATAAGACGTGAATGAAGAAGCATGGGTTTTGTGACGACTCATGAATAAAACACAATATCAAAGTAGTAGTGTCCACTGGGTGGGTGGAGGAGGAGCAACGTGTATGCGCACTTATATTTGTGTTGCAACCGTTTCAGATTCTACTACTACACCACCCCACCCCATCCCACCTCATCAAAAGTAAATTGCGTATAAGATCAAAAATGTAAAACTTGCACACTTCGATCCACTAATTGAAgtgataaaaatgatattttttcatttgagtGATCACGGTCGAATCCCCCTCatctgttttaaaaaaaaaaaaaaaaaaaaccaagtttGCGTATCATATTATCAACCTCTCTATCTTTAAAccacataaatatatacatacatactttCAGACGGAGCTATTCGATATCTAATCAAATCCTTTTAAGTATCAtgattatttcttcttcttcttttttacattATCCTTTAATTTTGTCCAAATTACTCCTTACTTTTTACCCCTATCCCACTGGGTGTTACCACCCACAAAATGGGGCGACAATTTTTCGAAGGCGTTTGACCTCCAAGTTTTTAAAATATGGGACCCACATGGATCTCACAAGCTtagagtgaatttttttttatttttcatgtggGACCCACGTGGATCCCACATGCTTAAAGTTAacctttttatttaaaaatgatGGGACCCACCTGTTTTACATTTAAATAATATTCAtatgaaacaaattaaatttttaataaactacaaaatgtactattcttgtatttaattcttaataaatattaaaataaatcaataacaataatatattattaattcttataataatttatatttatgcatttataattattataatatatattatattacaatttaaatattaaattaaagtaattatacTTTTTACCTAATAAagtatacttataaattaattataatacaaataaatatattttacacaacctAAACAGTAACAACAGTTAACAGTTTCACTAAATacctcacaacttatttcaGAGATTTAAGCTTAGCTTTTTTTCATAGCtttaaaatcaacacaaccgctctacTAAACACACACAATATAATTGAATCATCTACATATTCCATTAACGCTTGATCGATTGGAGAATTAGACAAGGTTGGATTAACTTTCAACCATTTCTCCACTTTATTTGTTCAAACCAACTTttcagaaagaagaagaaaaaaagagcaatGGGATAACTAAAGTTAGGTATAATTGAACCTTCTTTTTATGTCATCAATCTTACGTTGATGATATAAAGCTAGGCATTGAATTTCATGTTAGTAATTAAAATATTGTCCGCTTCCACAAAAATGATAGTTAATAACAAAACAAGGTCCAAATCATGCATGCAGATTTTTTAGCATTTAAAGGAAGAGGGTGGCCAACAATTCATTGAAATTATTGGGATTATGATGAGATCCACATAAGAGTCCCATCATTAGttgtatatatacaatattatacTAGCTGGTTAGTGCTAGCTGGATATCCGATAGGTATATGCGAGTCTTGTTACATATCAAACAATCTATTCAAGGTATCAACAACATCTCCAAGGCAAGCAATGAGCCTGTCCCCTTGACGCTTCACAAAATCAGCATGGAAATCCTCAGCACTAGTAGCATTCATGTTGGCAGCCTCATAGACGACACTCCCAGCGATGTTCCCTTTCACAATGTCATTAATTAGTTGTGCATTCTCACGCAGTTCCTCCACCATCATTTGCTCCCTTTCTCCTACAATATTAATGTTTCTCTCCTTTTCCTCTGTGCAGCTCTTTTGAGGTGTTTCTTCTATGGATTCTCTGTGTGTCTCTCCTTGTGTGCAGGATATCTGAGGCAATGCTTGTGCACAGCTTGTTGGAGGCACTTCTTCTGCATAGTTCTTCGCGTGCATCAATCGCCGCTTCTGCCTCTTGCACCCTACTGAAACCAAATTATACAATTGCGGGTCAAATTAACTTTCAAGAATGAGTTTCTGACAAACAGATGTATGGATGTTGCCATACCTTTATGGCAACAAGCAAAAGATAGAAAAAGGTCTGATGGGAAGTCAAAGTTTGCTCATTTACTCAAATAACCAATATACAAGCCGTCTGCGCTATTAGCGAACACATGCACATATATGCCCAAACAATTCCATGAATGTTATGTTTGACAGGTAAACTATGAAGCAAATCGTTCAATGTAAGTAAATCCACTATTGGGCAACCCATTAGTTCCTCCAAACTTTGTACCTACCATACATATTTAAAACAAGACTGACAGAAACTCAACAAAATCTACCTCTCAAGCTTCACTTTCAATGAGACTTTATGACAATAGCAATTTTTGTTTCCCACAAAGATTGTTCGTACTCAGGACCATTCTGAGAAAAACATTGGGAAGAAACATAGAAATTAGGTCCATCGGTAGCCAACCCCTCCCAAACGTCAAGCTTTTGGAGTTTTACCGGCAATCACAAACTAGGGGGATTTCACCAAGTGAGAA
This genomic window from Tripterygium wilfordii isolate XIE 37 chromosome 9, ASM1340144v1, whole genome shotgun sequence contains:
- the LOC120006604 gene encoding uncharacterized protein LOC120006604, encoding MEWKKCYLDVILVPLGFLITLGYHFWLWHKVRTQPLTTIIGINATARRFWVSAIMKDNEKKNILAVQTLRNAIMGSTLMATTSILLSAGLAALISSTYSVKKPLEDAVYGAHGEFMVALKYVTILTIFLFSFLCHSLSIRFINQVNILINVPHQEYDSSSETTTSFIVTPDYVNELLEKGFMLNTVGNRLFYAALPLLVWIFGPVLVFLCSLTLVPVLYNLDFVLVGDKGKNMDPTDHHHHTDFV